GCCATCCAGGCGTGTCAAACGATTTATGTAACCGCGCGGCAGGGTGAAAGACTGCCTTGTTTCCGCCCGTTCACGAACCTCACTATCCGGTTATCGGAAGAATCACTAACTCATGTCATTCCGACACACCGTAGCCATGATGTGCTGCGTACATTCTGCACTGCATTCCGCATTGCCACCACTGCCGCCCGGCACCCCGGAATTCCGCAGTAGCCCCGCAGTAATCCCGCACACCGAGCATTATCCGCGATATTCCCCAACACTGGTCTACCCTTGAAACCATGACTATCACACTGAGTATTCCCGAGTCGCTGAAGCCCGAAGATGGTCGTTTCGGCTCCGGTCCCAGCAAAATCCGCCCCGAACAGATCGCCGCGCTCGATGCCGGCGCCACCACCCTGCTTGGCACATCACATCGCCAGGCACCAGTCAAGCAACTGGTCGCTTCGATTCGTGAAGGTCTGCGCGAGTTCTTCCACCTGTCTGAAGGGTATGAGGTGGCGCTTGGCAACGGTGGCGCCAGCGCGTTCTGGGAGATTGCCTGCGCTTCGCTGATCACCCGTCGCGCCGCCTTCGGCACGTATGGCTCGTTCAGTGCCAAGTTCGCCGCGTCCGCCGCGAACGCACCCTTCCTTGAAGACCCGGTGCTGTTCCCCGGCGAGCCGGGCACTTACCGTCTGCCTGAGCTCACCGAGGGCGTGGACACATATTGCTGGGCTCACAACGAGACCTCCACTGGTGTGGCCGCCCCGATTCGCCGCGTGGCCGGAAGTCGTGAAGCCGGTGCCTTGACCGTCATCGACGGCACCAGCGCAGCCGGCGCTTTGCCTGTGGACATCAGCCAGACCGACGTCTACTACTTCTCACCGCAGAAGGCCTTCGGTGCCGATGGCGGTCTGTGGGTCGCCATCCTCTCCCCCGAAGCTATCGATCGTGCGGCAGGCGTCGAATCAAGCGCTCATCTGGAAGGCGCACATCGCTGGGTGCCGCCGTTCCTCTCGCTGACCACGGCACTGAACAACTCCCGCAAGGATCAGACCCTGAATACGCCCGCCGTGGCCACCCTGATCATGATGGAAAACCAGATTCGCTGGCTCAACAACAACGGCGGCCTCGCCTGGGCCACCACGCGTTGCGCCAAGTCCGCATCCATCCTGTACTCGTGGGCCGAGCGCTCCGAATACGCCGCTCCGTTCGTCGTCGATACGGACTCCCGCTCGAACGCCGTGGTCACCATTGATCTGGACGAGCGCGTCCAGGCCTCCCAGATACTGTCCATCCTGCGCGAGAACGGCATCGTGGACGCCGCCGGCTACCGCAAGCTGGGCCGCAATCAGCTGCGCGTTGGCGTGTTCCCCTCGGTGGAGCCGGCTGATGTCATGGCCTTTACCAAGTGCGTCGACTATGTGGTCGAGCACCTGTGATGGAGGTCTATGCCTCGTATGGCCGACCATATATGCCATGCACATTGATCGGTCTCAACTGATACCGATTGAATAAATCGTAGGGAGGGATGTTTGACGCCCCTCCCTACTCTTACTACAGTGCATGAGTATGAAGTTCGCGCCTCTCATTGACCCTGCCGTCCGCAAGCCCGCACCCAAGCCCGTACGGGTGGATCTGCGTAAGGTGTTTGCCATCGGTACCGGTCTATGGATTGTGGCGTTGATTGTCGTGCTGATTCTGCTGGCCGTGGGCTACAGCGTAATGCCGTTGGTGATTATGTGCGTGGCCGGTGTCATTATTGGCTTGCTACTGCTGATTTGGGAATACTTCGACCGCTGGGACTACCGCCGCCTCGGACAGTAATACAGTTCACTGCGCCAACGGCAACGTCAGGCTGAACGTACTGCCTTGCCCGGGCGCGCTCCATACAGTCACATCGCCATGATGGGTCAGCGCCACATGCTTGACGATGGCCAGGCCCAGTCCCACACCCTCCGCCGTGCGATTGCTCTGTTCCGCACCCCGATAGAACCGCTCGAAGATGCGCGCCTGATCCTTCTTAGCGATGCCCGTGCCTTGGTCGATTACGCGAATCACCGCACGGTCGCCATTCTTGTCTTTGGATGCGGACACGCTGACCACGCCATTTTCCTTGGAATAGCCGATGGCGTTTTCGATGAGCTTGGTCACGGCGCCGTCGATCTGGTCCGCTTCACCATTGATGACTAGATCATCGTCGCCCTTGATGTTCAGCTGCACGCCAGCCTCGGCTGCCTGCGGCTCTAGTCGCGCCGCCGTGGCCCTGAGCTGTTCCATAACGTTCAGTCGGTTGGCGGAAGACGGCGTAATCGGCTCCTGTGCGCGTATGAGCAGTAGCAAATCGGACACCATATGGTTGAGCTTGCTGCAGCTGGAACGCACCTGGCGGGCATCGGCAGCCACCTGCTGTTCGTCCAGATTGCCGGACTCCAGCGAATCGGCGAGTTTGGCCAGAGCTTCGGTGGGGCCCAACAATTGCTCGGACACATTGGTAATAAACGAGTCACGCACTTGAGCGAAACGAATCACGTCACTGACATCGGTAATCAACACGATAACGAACTGCTCGTTGATACGCCCCACAGTCACCTTCAGCCAGTTGGGGCGGTGGACGGACTGCGTGGCGACGTGATCGCCCTTGTTCTGGGCCACGACGTACCGCTCCGGAGTATCGGTGGTCAAGTCGAACTGGCGCTTGCCACCGGACTTGCGCGCCTCGTGAATGGCATCCAGCACCTGCTGCTGGGCAATGGCGTCATCCGACACCACACCCAGGCGGTAGGCGGCGGGATTGCAGCGGACCACCTCGTCGTGCTCGTCGACCACCACGGACGCACCCGGCAGCATGGACAGCAGCGTGGCAGTGTCGTCGGACAGATCGTCATTATCGTCATCATCGGCCAGCGGCGATTCCACGTACACTCGATGTGTCGCAAATCCCACGATGAGCGTGATGATTCCCACCACAAATAAAACAGCCGCGACAATAAGAGCAATCGCGGCGACGAGCGGCATCTGTGTCATGCCCCCATTCTTTCACACCACACGCTGGGATTGCGGTTTCCCGGCACGCCGGTAACATGAATTTCAGGTGAACAACCCAATGAACAGTAGAACAACTTGAGGTTGCCATTACCTACGTTGAAGTGGGGAGCAAGTACTGGAATAATACACTGGTACAGGTTGCAGTAAGCAAGCATGAAAGGCTAGAGAAATGCGCGTTATTTTCAACGAGGAGCTGAAGCAGGTTGCCGATGACCTCGACCGTATGGCGCAGGACGTGCGCAAGGCGATCAACGGCGCCGGGGAAGCCCTGCTGAACCAGGACATTGAGGCCGCACAGACTGTGATTGACGGCGACATCGAGATCGACGCCCTGGAGTCCTCCGTGATCGACCAGTGCGTCAAGCTTCTCGCCAAGCAGAACCCGGTGGCCACCGATCTGCGTGTGGTCGTTTCCACCATGCGTCTGGCTTCCACGTTCGAGCGTATGGGCGATCTTGCCCGCCACGTGGCCGAGGCCGCCCGCCGCACCTATCCCGCCGCCGCGATTCCTGAATCCGCTCAGCCGGTGTTCGCCGAGATGATCGACTTCCTGGACAACACCGCTGACCAGCTGGTGGCTATGCTCTCCGATCGCGATGCCAAGACCGCCGAGGCCATCATCCTGGCCGACGACAAGCTGGACAACCTGCACCACCAGACCTTCGATCTGGCGCTGTCCGATGACATCACCCGCCAGCAGACCGTGGACATCGTGCTGCTGGGCCGTTTCCTGGAGCGCCTCGGCGATCACGCCGTGTCCGCCGCCCGCCGTGTGGTGTACATCGTCTCCGGTTTCGACCCCACCAAGGAACCGGCCCGCGACGAGGGCACCGACATCGACTGATTGGTGGCCTGTCCTCACATTGGGCGAATAACTGAACACTTGTCCTCCTATGGTTTGAGGAGGATGCCCGAAAGCGGCGATCCGGCTACGGCTGGACGCCGTTTTTTGTTGCTTTTGGGCGGTACACCGGCGTATCCATGGGGCGGCAAAACACCCATAGGGCGGTAACTTGCCCATGGGGCGGTTTGAAGGATATGTGAAACCGCGGAATTAAGCCATTCTGGCATACCGCCCCATGAGGGTTTTACCGCCCCATGGGGTGATCACCGCCCCATGGGGATTTGGCAGGCATAGCAAAGGGGAGCCGCACGTTATGTGCGACTCCCCTTACAGCTTGTACCGTGTTAGCGGCTTAGGCTCACTTCTGGCCCTGAGCGGCGACAGCAGCGGCACCGGCAGCAGCAGCCTCCGGGTCCAGGTACTCGCCACGCGGCTTGATCGGCTTGAAGTTCTCGTCCAGCTCATAAAGCAGCGGGATGGCGGTCGGGATGTTGACCTTGGCGATCTCTTCCTCAGACAGGTTGTCCAGCATCTTGACGATGGCGCGGAGGGAGTTGCCGTGGGCAGCAATCAGCACGGTCTTTCCGGCCTTGAGCTCCGGCTCGATAGCGGACTCGAAGTACGGCTTCACACGCTCAACAACGTTGGCCAGGCACTCGGCTTCCGGAACCGGATCGCCGGCATAGCGCGGGTCGTTGTTCTGGGCGTACTGGTCGTTCGGGTCGATCTCGGGCGGCGGGGTGGCGTAAGAACGGCGCCACAGCATGAACTTCTCATCGCCGTACTCTTCGCGGATCTCGGTCTTGTTCTTGCCCTGCAGAGCGCCGTAGTGACGCTCGTTGAGACGCCAGTCACGCTGAACCGGGATCCACAGACGATCTGCGGCATCCAGAGCGATGTTGGCGGTATTGATGGCGCGACGCAGCAGGGAGGTGAACACAATGTCCGGAAGGACGTTCTTCTCCTTGAGCAGCTCGCCGCCACGCTTGGCTTCGGCTTCACCCTGCTCGGTCAGCGGTACGTCGACCCAGCCGGTGAACTGGTTGGTTTTATTCCATGCGCTCTGTCCATGACGGAGCAGTACTAGTTTGTAGGTCATGGTTGCCAGTCTACCGCCTCGCACACCCAAAGACGAGTGTTTTCTCGATTATTCGAGTTATGTTTATGCAACATCTCACATTCCGTTGCACAACCATCTGCGTTCAGCTACGGAAACATCACCATCAGGGCAAACATAACGGTATCCCATTCATCATTCCCGACTTACCGGAATACTCGCATAAAGAATCCATTCGCCATACTCTTTGCTGGTGTTGGGCACACCTCCGATACTGTCAATCCATTGGGCATGCATCCGCAGACCATTCCCGGGTCCCCTTGAACCACGATCTTCGGAATTATCGACCGTCAGATTTGCAATGCCATTGGCCTGTGTGATGATTACCTCATCATTTTTTTCTTCGATAGTCAGAAAATACGGAACGCCTTTATCCGCATATCTACTGATATTGGTGTAGATCTCAGTAATCAGCCCCGATATCCGGGCTCTCACGGCAGCTAGAACACAAGCTGTTCCAGCTGCCACTTTCGACGTTCCGCCAAATGCTCTATTTATTTAGAAATACACTTCGGAGGGTGCGTGATCGTCTCGCCCATCAGCATCAAGGGCGGGGCGGCAAAACGACCGTTACGGCACTTCGACACCAGGAGCGCCAACGAACGGCTTGTGTTCAATCTGTTCGGCAGCTTCGCCCAGTTCGAACGCGACCTGATCAGCAAACGCACCAAGGCCGGACTCCAGGCCGCCAGGAGCCGGGACCATCAGGGAGGCCGGCCAGCCGCGCTCGACGACAAACAGCGTAAAGAACTCCGACGGCTCCACAGGAAGGGCGACCTTACCATACGGCAGCTATGCGAACTGTTCGCCATCTCCAAAACCACACTCTACCGAAACCTCAAACAATAAGCTGATTGGTTCCATGCCGTGAATGAAAAGAATTATAATCGGTCAGTGCTATGAGACGCTTTTGAAGCGTATCCCTCCGTGGCCTATAGTTATAGCCGGAGAGGTTCGCATTAATTCAGTCTACGGACTATCGCGTTCGTGAGCAACAGACGCGCTGTTCATGAACTGTATAATGCCCGATGGCCTACGCACTTTAATCCGGGCCGGATTCTGTCATGACATTCAGCTTACTTCCTATGGCATTGATTCTGGATATGTCGAGGTGGCGTTGCGTAGACTACTCGTTCGCGGTTACATACTTTATTCTAATCCTCGCGGAGATGAGCATCCTGGCACCTCGCCTGTCGGGGAGGCTGCTGGCGACCTTAAGACCAATCTTCCGGTTCAACCTTTCAATCATGTTGTTGAAAGCGTATTCTGCGCCGGCGCTCGGGCAAGTAACAGCCGGGAAACGCGGGGCCGCTACGTCGATCGCCCCTGAAACAGAAAGCCGCCTCCCAGTGCCTCTGAACATCAAATGGTCCGACTTCGTCCGTTTCCTCACAATCGTAGAGCTTGTAATCCGCAGCCATATCCAATATTTAGATGACAGATGATGCTTAATAGCCCATTTCTTTTGCATCGGAATATTCCTACACATTGGCCATCTGCATGAGCTTCCCCGTTATCCATCGATAGTCTAGAACAATTATTTTAA
The window above is part of the Bifidobacterium longum subsp. infantis ATCC 15697 = JCM 1222 = DSM 20088 genome. Proteins encoded here:
- a CDS encoding phosphoglyceromutase yields the protein MTYKLVLLRHGQSAWNKTNQFTGWVDVPLTEQGEAEAKRGGELLKEKNVLPDIVFTSLLRRAINTANIALDAADRLWIPVQRDWRLNERHYGALQGKNKTEIREEYGDEKFMLWRRSYATPPPEIDPNDQYAQNNDPRYAGDPVPEAECLANVVERVKPYFESAIEPELKAGKTVLIAAHGNSLRAIVKMLDNLSEEEIAKVNIPTAIPLLYELDENFKPIKPRGEYLDPEAAAAGAAAVAAQGQK
- the phoU gene encoding phosphate signaling complex protein PhoU; this encodes MRVIFNEELKQVADDLDRMAQDVRKAINGAGEALLNQDIEAAQTVIDGDIEIDALESSVIDQCVKLLAKQNPVATDLRVVVSTMRLASTFERMGDLARHVAEAARRTYPAAAIPESAQPVFAEMIDFLDNTADQLVAMLSDRDAKTAEAIILADDKLDNLHHQTFDLALSDDITRQQTVDIVLLGRFLERLGDHAVSAARRVVYIVSGFDPTKEPARDEGTDID
- a CDS encoding helix-turn-helix domain-containing protein — its product is MIVSPISIKGGAAKRPLRHFDTRSANERLVFNLFGSFAQFERDLISKRTKAGLQAARSRDHQGGRPAALDDKQRKELRRLHRKGDLTIRQLCELFAISKTTLYRNLKQ
- the serC gene encoding phosphoserine transaminase produces the protein MTITLSIPESLKPEDGRFGSGPSKIRPEQIAALDAGATTLLGTSHRQAPVKQLVASIREGLREFFHLSEGYEVALGNGGASAFWEIACASLITRRAAFGTYGSFSAKFAASAANAPFLEDPVLFPGEPGTYRLPELTEGVDTYCWAHNETSTGVAAPIRRVAGSREAGALTVIDGTSAAGALPVDISQTDVYYFSPQKAFGADGGLWVAILSPEAIDRAAGVESSAHLEGAHRWVPPFLSLTTALNNSRKDQTLNTPAVATLIMMENQIRWLNNNGGLAWATTRCAKSASILYSWAERSEYAAPFVVDTDSRSNAVVTIDLDERVQASQILSILRENGIVDAAGYRKLGRNQLRVGVFPSVEPADVMAFTKCVDYVVEHL
- a CDS encoding sensor histidine kinase, with amino-acid sequence MTQMPLVAAIALIVAAVLFVVGIITLIVGFATHRVYVESPLADDDDNDDLSDDTATLLSMLPGASVVVDEHDEVVRCNPAAYRLGVVSDDAIAQQQVLDAIHEARKSGGKRQFDLTTDTPERYVVAQNKGDHVATQSVHRPNWLKVTVGRINEQFVIVLITDVSDVIRFAQVRDSFITNVSEQLLGPTEALAKLADSLESGNLDEQQVAADARQVRSSCSKLNHMVSDLLLLIRAQEPITPSSANRLNVMEQLRATAARLEPQAAEAGVQLNIKGDDDLVINGEADQIDGAVTKLIENAIGYSKENGVVSVSASKDKNGDRAVIRVIDQGTGIAKKDQARIFERFYRGAEQSNRTAEGVGLGLAIVKHVALTHHGDVTVWSAPGQGSTFSLTLPLAQ
- a CDS encoding DUF2530 domain-containing protein, producing the protein MKFAPLIDPAVRKPAPKPVRVDLRKVFAIGTGLWIVALIVVLILLAVGYSVMPLVIMCVAGVIIGLLLLIWEYFDRWDYRRLGQ